From Cystobacter fuscus DSM 2262, one genomic window encodes:
- a CDS encoding ATP-dependent DNA helicase, whose amino-acid sequence MALPASSHLPSVDSLLGPGGALEAALDAYEYRPEQLQMARSVERAFQERGYLLAEAGTGTGKTLAYLVPALLSGRRVVVSTATKTLQEQIFFKDLPLLRERMGLSFEAVYLKGRSNYLCLHRYDTFSKDPQFASREEGRYWKHLKTWAGSTETGDRSELELPESFSAWGRLSTTSDTCLGSKCPVYDNCFVTRVRRAAESADLLVVNHHLFFADLALRGRGQRGEGVLPPYDAVIFDEAHALEDAAGSYFGHSVSSFRLEELVRDALGVMSPQDSRFGMLSSLVVRLRTYSEALFSQAPRVLGLTEQEGAVALKPERLEQLSGSIEQVKESLSALSAFTTTEREPELTLLTRRCADLVADFSFLQKVESNDHVYWAEARGRGVFLRASPIEVSRELQERLYGGVDTVVFTSATLAAAGRFDFFAKRMGLYDDEGSPVTSVRTVAVPSPFDFERQSALYLPTHLPDPAAPGFIEAAAEEIVRLCEVTGGRAFVLFTSLRNMERAHALARHRLPYQVLLQGERPKQQLLEAFRSQPSVLFAAHSFWEGVDVPGDALSLVIIDRLPFASPGDPLVAARIRQLEARGEEPFGGYQLPQAALALRQGFGRLIRTRADRGIVALLDRRIVTKSYGRSFLASLPPAWRTHSHDSLHAWFHGEPVYDVEE is encoded by the coding sequence ATGGCCCTGCCTGCTTCCTCGCATCTTCCCTCGGTGGACTCCCTGCTCGGCCCTGGCGGTGCGCTGGAGGCCGCGCTGGATGCGTACGAGTACCGTCCGGAGCAGCTCCAGATGGCGCGCTCGGTGGAGCGGGCCTTCCAGGAGCGTGGCTACCTGCTGGCCGAGGCGGGAACGGGGACGGGCAAGACGCTCGCCTACCTGGTGCCCGCGTTGTTGTCGGGCCGGCGGGTGGTGGTGTCCACGGCGACGAAAACCCTGCAGGAGCAGATCTTCTTCAAGGATCTGCCGCTGTTGCGCGAGCGCATGGGCCTGTCCTTCGAGGCGGTGTACCTCAAGGGCCGCAGCAACTACCTGTGCCTGCACCGCTATGACACCTTCAGCAAGGATCCGCAGTTCGCCTCGCGTGAGGAGGGGCGGTACTGGAAGCACCTGAAGACGTGGGCGGGGAGCACGGAGACGGGGGACCGCAGCGAGCTGGAGCTGCCCGAGTCCTTCAGTGCATGGGGCCGGCTGTCGACGACGTCGGACACGTGCCTGGGCTCGAAGTGCCCCGTGTACGACAACTGCTTCGTGACGCGGGTGAGGCGGGCGGCGGAGTCGGCGGACCTGCTGGTGGTCAACCATCACCTGTTCTTCGCGGACCTGGCGCTGCGGGGCCGGGGCCAGCGGGGCGAGGGCGTGCTGCCGCCGTATGACGCGGTCATCTTCGACGAGGCGCATGCGTTGGAGGACGCGGCGGGCAGCTACTTCGGGCACTCGGTGTCGAGCTTCCGGCTGGAGGAGCTGGTGCGCGACGCGCTGGGAGTGATGTCGCCGCAGGACTCGCGCTTCGGGATGCTGTCGTCGCTGGTGGTGCGCCTGCGCACGTATTCGGAGGCGCTCTTCTCGCAGGCGCCGCGGGTGCTGGGGCTCACCGAGCAGGAGGGCGCGGTGGCGCTCAAGCCCGAGCGGCTGGAGCAGCTGTCCGGGTCCATCGAGCAGGTGAAGGAGTCGCTCTCGGCGCTCTCGGCGTTCACCACGACGGAGCGCGAGCCGGAGCTGACGTTGCTCACGCGCCGGTGCGCGGACCTGGTGGCGGACTTCTCCTTCCTGCAGAAGGTGGAGTCGAACGACCACGTGTACTGGGCGGAGGCGCGGGGGCGGGGCGTGTTCCTGCGCGCGAGTCCCATCGAGGTGTCGCGCGAGTTGCAGGAGCGGCTCTACGGCGGGGTGGACACGGTGGTGTTCACCTCGGCGACGCTGGCGGCGGCGGGCCGCTTCGACTTCTTCGCCAAACGCATGGGGCTGTACGACGACGAGGGCTCGCCGGTGACGAGCGTGCGCACGGTGGCGGTGCCGAGCCCCTTCGACTTCGAGCGGCAGTCGGCGCTGTACCTGCCCACGCACCTGCCGGACCCGGCGGCGCCCGGCTTCATCGAGGCGGCGGCGGAGGAGATCGTCCGGCTGTGCGAGGTGACGGGGGGGCGGGCCTTCGTGCTCTTCACCAGCTTGCGCAACATGGAGCGGGCGCATGCGCTCGCGCGCCACCGGCTGCCCTACCAGGTGTTGTTGCAGGGCGAGCGGCCCAAGCAGCAGCTGCTCGAGGCGTTCCGCTCGCAGCCCAGCGTGCTCTTCGCGGCGCACAGCTTCTGGGAGGGCGTGGACGTGCCGGGGGACGCGCTGAGCCTGGTCATCATCGATCGGTTGCCGTTCGCCTCGCCGGGAGACCCGCTGGTGGCCGCGCGCATCCGCCAGTTGGAGGCGCGTGGCGAGGAGCCCTTCGGGGGCTACCAGTTGCCGCAGGCGGCGCTGGCGTTGCGGCAGGGCTTCGGGCGGCTCATCCGCACGCGGGCGGACCGGGGCATCGTGGCGCTGTTGGACCGGCGCATCGTCACCAAGAGCTACGGGCGGTCCTTCCTCGCGAGCCTGCCGCCGGCCTGGCGCACGCACTCGCACGACTCGCTCCATGCGTGGTTCCACGGCGAGCCCGTGTACGACGTGGAGGAGTGA
- a CDS encoding type IV pilus twitching motility protein PilT, translated as MSSSSASPRIAAFFDKLLEHKGSDLHLSIGHPPLGRIRGGLQPLREELLTQRELEAMLFELTSPEQKRHITEELDLDFAYSYGTRARFRANYFYKTSGLAAVFRTIPSRVLSLAELNTPEVVRKLAERRSGLVLVTGPTGSGKSTTLAGMIHHINHTRAAHILTIEDPVEFVHESVKSQVTHREVGLHASSFATAIRSAGREDPNVILIGELRTNETMKLALQLASYGVLVFATVHTNSAPATIDRIINSFPADEQPQVRGMLAEGLAGIVAQQLIRTADGKGRVAALEILIGTSAIASMIRDNKVFQIASKMQSSQGLGMQTLDMHLERLVAANTITPEAALEKAQDKESFVKTLQRLKPDFQVSAVDGGEVLGH; from the coding sequence ATGAGTTCCTCGAGTGCCTCGCCGCGCATCGCCGCGTTCTTCGACAAGCTCCTCGAGCACAAGGGGAGCGATCTGCACCTGAGCATCGGCCACCCGCCGCTCGGCCGCATCCGCGGTGGACTCCAGCCGCTGCGCGAGGAGCTGCTCACCCAGAGGGAGCTGGAGGCCATGCTCTTCGAGCTCACCAGCCCCGAGCAGAAGCGCCACATCACCGAGGAGTTGGACCTCGACTTCGCCTACAGCTACGGCACGCGCGCGCGCTTCCGCGCCAACTACTTCTACAAGACGAGCGGCCTCGCGGCCGTCTTCCGCACCATCCCCAGCCGGGTGCTGTCGCTCGCGGAGCTCAACACGCCCGAGGTGGTGCGCAAGCTCGCCGAGCGCCGCAGCGGCCTCGTGCTCGTCACCGGCCCCACCGGCAGCGGCAAGTCCACCACGCTCGCGGGGATGATCCACCACATCAACCACACCCGCGCCGCGCACATCCTCACCATCGAGGACCCCGTCGAGTTCGTGCACGAGTCGGTGAAGTCCCAGGTGACACACCGCGAGGTGGGCCTGCACGCCTCCAGCTTCGCCACCGCCATCCGCTCGGCGGGCCGCGAGGACCCCAACGTCATCCTCATCGGCGAGCTGCGCACCAACGAGACCATGAAGCTCGCGCTACAACTGGCCAGCTACGGCGTGCTCGTCTTCGCCACCGTGCACACCAACAGCGCGCCGGCCACCATCGATCGCATCATCAACTCCTTCCCCGCCGACGAGCAGCCCCAGGTGCGCGGCATGCTCGCCGAGGGCCTCGCCGGCATCGTCGCCCAGCAACTCATCCGCACCGCCGACGGCAAGGGCCGCGTCGCCGCCCTGGAAATCCTCATCGGCACCAGCGCCATCGCCTCGATGATCCGCGACAACAAGGTGTTCCAGATCGCCAGCAAGATGCAGTCGAGCCAGGGCCTCGGCATGCAGACGCTCGACATGCACCTGGAGCGGCTCGTGGCAGCCAACACCATCACCCCCGAGGCCGCCCTCGAGAAGGCCCAGGACAAGGAGTCCTTCGTCAAGACGCTCCAGCGGCTCAAGCCCGACTTCCAGGTCTCCGCCGTCGACGGGGGCGAGGTACTCGGGCACTAA
- a CDS encoding type IV pilus twitching motility protein PilT, with protein MKSFTELLRQLARPAVVELTLISGRAPLAKTGTGFETLDEGLLTLEGLQEALKGLVGAARVASLSEKPGQWGLKLEGFGPVIVGAMRRGDVLHVRILRGEPAPTVAPPPAPPPATTGRPARSAGMQILPSTERSAPAAGPSPSAPPPTAESRADASAGPRLVVRPASAGNLAMLLEDARSVGASDLHIIASRPPLFRLVGELLPHGAVLPPEAVEKMLLPHVPDRLRLVLEREGSCDFALDLGASGRFRVNVSRQRTGYKGSFRLISREIPTLESLGLPADIAKATHHHQGLIVVTGPSGHGKTSTLAAIVDIINRDTTHHVLTVEDPVEYLHPRKKALLSQREVGTHTKSFASALKGSLREDPDVILVGELRDTETVRMALAASETGHLLVSTMNTQSAAKTIDRLIDLFPPGDQAQVRMTLASSLRLIVSQRLLPSADGKGLVAAAELLPGSVALGNLIRDNKTFQIPSLQQRGKSLGIVRFDDSLAELVRSGRTTLEHARVYAENPDELEAVVTGKRPGSPPEPSPPDGSKPLLSKMGNLLNRKSA; from the coding sequence ATGAAGAGCTTCACGGAACTGCTGCGCCAACTGGCTCGACCGGCCGTGGTGGAACTGACGCTCATCAGCGGACGCGCCCCGCTGGCCAAGACGGGCACGGGCTTCGAGACGCTGGATGAGGGCCTGCTCACCCTGGAGGGACTGCAGGAGGCGCTCAAGGGCCTGGTGGGCGCCGCGCGCGTCGCCTCGCTCTCCGAGAAGCCCGGGCAGTGGGGCCTGAAGCTGGAGGGCTTCGGTCCGGTGATCGTGGGTGCCATGCGCCGCGGCGACGTGCTCCACGTGCGTATCCTGCGCGGCGAGCCCGCGCCCACCGTGGCTCCCCCGCCCGCCCCGCCTCCCGCCACGACGGGCAGGCCCGCCCGGTCCGCCGGCATGCAGATCCTCCCCAGCACCGAGCGTTCCGCGCCCGCCGCTGGGCCTTCTCCCTCGGCCCCCCCACCCACGGCCGAGTCCAGGGCCGACGCCTCCGCGGGGCCCCGGCTCGTCGTGCGGCCCGCGTCCGCGGGCAACCTGGCGATGCTCCTGGAAGACGCGCGGAGCGTGGGCGCGAGCGACCTGCACATCATCGCCAGCCGCCCTCCCCTCTTCCGGCTGGTGGGCGAGCTGCTGCCCCACGGCGCCGTGCTGCCGCCCGAGGCGGTGGAGAAGATGCTGCTGCCCCATGTGCCCGACCGGCTGCGCCTCGTGCTCGAGCGCGAGGGCAGCTGTGACTTCGCGCTCGACCTGGGAGCGTCCGGCCGCTTCCGCGTCAACGTCTCCCGCCAGCGCACCGGCTACAAGGGCAGCTTCCGGCTCATCTCCCGCGAGATTCCCACCCTCGAGTCGCTCGGCCTGCCCGCCGACATCGCCAAGGCCACCCACCACCACCAGGGCCTCATCGTCGTCACCGGCCCCTCGGGCCACGGCAAGACGAGCACGCTCGCGGCCATCGTCGACATCATCAACCGCGACACCACCCACCACGTGCTCACCGTGGAGGATCCCGTCGAGTACCTCCACCCGCGCAAGAAGGCGCTGCTGAGCCAGCGCGAGGTGGGCACCCACACCAAGAGCTTCGCCAGCGCCCTCAAGGGCAGCCTGCGCGAGGACCCGGACGTCATCCTCGTGGGCGAGCTGCGCGACACCGAAACGGTGCGCATGGCGCTCGCCGCCAGCGAGACGGGCCACCTGCTCGTGAGCACCATGAACACCCAGAGCGCCGCGAAGACGATCGACCGGCTCATCGATCTCTTCCCCCCGGGCGACCAGGCCCAGGTGCGCATGACGCTCGCCAGCAGCCTGCGCCTCATCGTCAGCCAGCGGCTGCTGCCCTCCGCGGACGGCAAGGGCCTCGTGGCCGCCGCCGAGCTGCTGCCCGGCTCGGTCGCGCTCGGCAACCTCATCCGCGACAACAAGACGTTCCAGATTCCCTCCCTCCAACAGCGCGGCAAGAGCCTGGGCATCGTGCGCTTCGATGACTCGCTCGCCGAACTGGTGCGCTCGGGCCGCACCACGCTCGAGCACGCGCGCGTCTACGCCGAGAACCCCGACGAGCTGGAGGCCGTGGTGACGGGCAAGCGCCCCGGCTCTCCTCCCGAGCCCTCGCCGCCCGACGGCTCCAAGCCGCTGCTCTCCAAGATGGGCAACCTCCTCAACCGCAAGAGCGCCTGA
- a CDS encoding GNAT family N-acetyltransferase — MTMKRVEPGVEVGAMPVPDMTTMPNDLALAVKFNAPSDEDMASVAALRANSEPWLSRGETLEDSLKALTGLRPFVQVAKVQNQVVGYVTVERDGPVPGAAYMRNIVIKPELRRKGVGLAVLNQALQVARDMYRKTIALRVDPANAPAVSFYRNAGFTTVATVVSKKSGKLRLLMSREL; from the coding sequence ATGACGATGAAGCGGGTGGAGCCGGGCGTGGAGGTAGGCGCGATGCCGGTGCCGGACATGACGACCATGCCCAATGACCTGGCGCTGGCGGTCAAATTCAACGCCCCGAGCGACGAGGACATGGCCTCCGTGGCCGCGCTGCGCGCCAATTCGGAGCCGTGGCTGAGCCGCGGAGAGACGTTGGAGGACAGCCTGAAGGCCCTCACGGGGCTGCGGCCGTTCGTGCAGGTGGCCAAGGTGCAGAACCAGGTCGTGGGTTACGTGACGGTGGAGCGCGACGGCCCGGTTCCCGGCGCCGCCTATATGCGCAACATCGTCATCAAGCCGGAGCTGCGCCGCAAGGGCGTGGGACTGGCCGTGCTCAACCAGGCCCTCCAGGTGGCCCGGGACATGTACCGCAAGACGATCGCCCTGCGCGTGGACCCGGCCAACGCCCCCGCGGTGAGTTTCTACCGCAACGCGGGCTTCACCACCGTGGCCACGGTGGTGTCCAAGAAGTCCGGCAAGCTGCGCCTGCTCATGTCGCGCGAGCTGTGA
- a CDS encoding GTP-binding protein, with amino-acid sequence MQLNHAQRELTLKIVYYGPGLSGKTTNLRCIHARARPEARGRLLSVETHEDRTLFFDLLPVFFTSQSGFKVKLKLFTVPGQVVHDATRRVVLQNADAVAFIADSRRSAGAENNASWRRLRANMRENGLDTSQVPVVIQFNKRDLPDAQTDEELEAARQRGTEPIVGAVALRGEGVMETLHALLQSAWRNLDERMRLARNIGLEEREFLGHIFQQMDLKGTPLEALYPPVGGKSR; translated from the coding sequence GTGCAACTCAACCACGCCCAGCGCGAACTCACCCTGAAGATCGTCTACTACGGCCCTGGGCTGAGTGGGAAGACGACGAACCTGCGCTGCATCCACGCGCGGGCCCGGCCGGAGGCGCGCGGCCGGTTGCTCAGCGTGGAGACACACGAGGACCGCACGCTCTTCTTCGATCTGCTCCCCGTCTTCTTCACCAGCCAGTCGGGCTTCAAGGTGAAGCTCAAGCTCTTCACCGTGCCCGGCCAGGTCGTCCATGACGCCACGCGCCGCGTGGTGCTGCAGAACGCGGACGCGGTGGCCTTCATCGCCGACAGCCGCCGCAGCGCGGGCGCGGAGAACAACGCCTCCTGGCGCCGCCTCCGGGCGAACATGCGGGAGAACGGCCTGGACACCTCGCAGGTACCGGTGGTCATCCAGTTCAACAAGCGGGACCTGCCGGACGCCCAGACGGACGAGGAGCTGGAGGCCGCGCGCCAGCGGGGCACCGAGCCCATCGTGGGCGCGGTGGCGCTGCGTGGGGAAGGGGTGATGGAGACCTTGCACGCGCTCTTGCAGTCGGCCTGGCGCAACCTGGACGAGCGCATGCGGCTGGCGCGCAACATCGGCCTGGAGGAGCGGGAATTCCTCGGCCACATCTTCCAGCAGATGGACCTCAAGGGGACGCCCCTGGAAGCGCTCTACCCCCCGGTGGGGGGCAAGTCGCGATGA
- a CDS encoding ATP-binding protein — translation MSAEKPGPTGNGSEPTGLALQRKLSLVDLLDPLTFGDVVESLGALFQVGVRVLDERNRTLADAQGAHGEFCGFIGANPAVRVRCSAQVTRVKEGPLAALPPLQALGTEGAGELLLHTCLTGLCYVVVPVVWEGDVLGRVVFGPYASEDGGSPGCPEGLEAERTRHLSQEELARMVTHLSQVLAALLAAGQKSYLTGQLHLEAMVETQRELEHQNSQLLRLNQRLKESDRSKSSFLSTVSHELRTPLASIIGYSEMLAEGLVGGLNPEQMQFVRTIMEKGNTLLKLISSILDMSQIEAGKVRLAFEWVDVREMVESAITSVTPQAQRKGLTLEANLPVGPQPRVVADREKLRQVVVNLLANAVKFTPSLGRIDVRLSEVGTRSELASAGYHIEVEDTGVGIPENQRDRIFQSFYQVDDSPTREYGGAGLGLAIVKSYVEGHGGQVSVRSEVGKGSCFRVVLPKEPPLSGQGPAYIPPPVDTEPERF, via the coding sequence ATGAGCGCCGAGAAACCGGGGCCCACGGGCAACGGGTCCGAGCCCACCGGCCTGGCCCTCCAGCGCAAGCTGTCGCTGGTGGACCTGTTGGATCCGCTCACCTTCGGGGACGTGGTGGAGAGCCTGGGCGCGCTGTTCCAGGTGGGCGTGCGCGTGCTGGACGAGCGCAACCGGACGCTCGCGGACGCCCAGGGCGCGCACGGGGAATTCTGCGGCTTCATCGGCGCCAACCCCGCGGTGCGCGTGCGCTGCTCCGCCCAGGTGACGCGGGTGAAGGAGGGACCGCTGGCGGCCCTGCCCCCCTTGCAGGCGCTGGGAACGGAGGGCGCGGGCGAGCTGCTGCTGCACACCTGCCTCACCGGCCTGTGCTACGTGGTGGTCCCCGTGGTGTGGGAGGGAGACGTGCTCGGGCGCGTCGTGTTCGGGCCCTACGCGTCCGAGGACGGTGGCTCGCCGGGCTGCCCCGAGGGGCTGGAGGCGGAGCGGACGCGCCACCTGTCCCAGGAGGAGCTGGCGCGCATGGTGACGCACCTGTCCCAGGTGCTGGCGGCGCTGCTGGCGGCCGGACAGAAGTCCTATCTCACCGGGCAGCTCCACCTGGAGGCCATGGTGGAGACGCAGCGCGAGCTGGAGCACCAGAACTCGCAGCTGTTGCGGCTCAACCAGCGCCTCAAGGAGTCGGACCGCAGCAAGTCGAGCTTCCTGAGCACGGTGAGCCACGAGCTGCGCACGCCGCTCGCGTCCATCATCGGCTACTCGGAGATGCTCGCCGAGGGCCTGGTGGGCGGGCTCAATCCGGAGCAGATGCAGTTCGTGCGCACCATCATGGAGAAGGGCAACACGCTGCTCAAGCTCATCTCCTCCATCCTGGACATGAGCCAGATCGAGGCGGGCAAGGTGCGGCTCGCCTTCGAGTGGGTGGACGTGCGGGAGATGGTGGAGAGCGCCATCACCAGCGTGACGCCCCAGGCCCAGCGCAAGGGCCTGACGCTCGAGGCGAACCTGCCGGTGGGGCCGCAGCCGCGGGTGGTGGCCGATCGCGAGAAGCTGCGTCAGGTGGTGGTGAACCTGCTGGCCAACGCGGTGAAGTTCACGCCCTCCCTGGGCCGCATCGACGTGCGGCTGTCGGAGGTGGGCACGCGCTCGGAGCTCGCCTCCGCCGGCTACCACATCGAGGTGGAGGACACCGGGGTGGGCATCCCGGAGAACCAGCGCGACCGCATCTTCCAGAGCTTCTATCAGGTGGACGACAGCCCGACGCGCGAGTACGGCGGCGCGGGTCTGGGGCTGGCCATCGTGAAGAGCTACGTGGAAGGCCACGGCGGTCAGGTGTCGGTGCGCAGCGAGGTGGGCAAGGGCTCGTGCTTCCGGGTGGTCCTCCCGAAGGAGCCGCCCCTGTCGGGCCAGGGCCCGGCCTACATCCCGCCCCCCGTGGACACCGAGCCCGAGCGCTTCTAG
- the thiL gene encoding thiamine-phosphate kinase: MSQKRAGEFALIDLFLSQFPRARVPVGPGDDCAVLAPSRGAQCITTDAVVEDVHFKRAWFSPEDIGHKALAVNLSDLAAMGALPRWFVCALALPRDFPRRALLGLARGMSALAREHGIALVGGNFSSARELSVTLTAAGELPPGSPPLTRAGGRPGDVLYVSGTLGDARLGLAQLQAGRRRSPAILRQKRPVPRIALGRLASRFASAALDLSDGLAQDLGHLCRASGTGAELDVERLPVSRAVRASLGLEGALAGGEDYELLLAVPPGRTSAFERACLRAEESITRIGRLTPGPAGHMRVTGGRALRLPAGFDHFQQDGGAD; this comes from the coding sequence GTGAGCCAGAAGCGCGCGGGCGAATTCGCCCTCATCGATCTCTTCCTGTCCCAGTTCCCCCGGGCCCGGGTGCCCGTGGGGCCCGGGGACGATTGCGCGGTGCTCGCTCCGTCGCGGGGCGCGCAGTGCATCACCACGGACGCGGTGGTGGAGGACGTGCATTTCAAGCGCGCCTGGTTCTCTCCCGAGGACATCGGCCACAAGGCGCTCGCGGTGAACCTGTCGGACCTGGCCGCCATGGGCGCCCTGCCGCGCTGGTTCGTCTGCGCGCTCGCGCTGCCCCGCGACTTCCCCCGCCGCGCGCTGCTCGGGCTCGCGCGGGGCATGAGCGCGCTCGCGCGCGAGCACGGCATCGCCCTGGTGGGCGGCAACTTCTCCTCCGCGCGCGAGCTGTCCGTCACCCTCACCGCCGCCGGGGAACTGCCCCCGGGCAGCCCGCCCCTCACCCGCGCGGGTGGCCGGCCCGGGGACGTGCTGTACGTCTCGGGCACGCTCGGCGACGCCCGGCTGGGCCTGGCCCAACTCCAGGCCGGCCGGCGGCGCTCCCCGGCCATCCTCCGCCAGAAACGCCCCGTGCCCCGCATCGCGCTCGGCCGGCTCGCCTCGCGCTTCGCCTCCGCCGCGTTGGATCTCTCCGATGGCCTCGCGCAGGACCTGGGCCACCTGTGCCGGGCCTCGGGCACGGGCGCCGAGCTGGACGTGGAACGGCTCCCGGTGTCGCGTGCCGTGCGTGCCTCCCTGGGGCTCGAGGGGGCCCTGGCGGGTGGGGAGGACTACGAACTGCTGCTCGCCGTCCCACCCGGGCGCACCTCCGCCTTCGAGCGAGCGTGCCTCCGGGCGGAAGAATCCATTACCCGTATAGGCCGGCTCACCCCGGGTCCGGCCGGACACATGCGTGTCACGGGGGGGCGAGCGCTGCGCCTGCCCGCCGGCTTCGATCACTTCCAACAGGATGGGGGGGCGGATTGA
- a CDS encoding methyl-accepting chemotaxis protein — MRRPLRDDPPPGFTPRRDTVQRLLRTVEQSSTGGHEVSLQLKIFVGYLMMGCVLTGTLFITEPLLTFWWRIALALGITLALSLTLPRYLPRVTRLRVLSRSAFEISQGDLSKPLVVEPPRAWRRDEIDELALAIRKMQENLRELVGKIQDTAKSVADTAKDLQGSAENVNGTNEEVGLSMDKIARGAETQSQLVGRTSKVITEMASSIQRTAASAEDAARTAAETSSAAENGSKAALLAGEKVKKVFNRIEAASQQVFAFGEKTQEISKIVDAITQVAQQTNLLALNATIEAARAGEYGRGFAVVADEVRKLAESAGRSAEQISRLARDISGQSTAVVSAMKVGIEELAEGREDLTGIVRSMGSITDTVRKVAEKVHLISDSAREQQKGSEEMVKATEEISLVARNNATSTEAIQSVIQEQTDAMVRMTSLASELTNLSIELQSVVRSFRLNA, encoded by the coding sequence GTGCGCCGCCCTCTTCGCGACGATCCACCTCCCGGCTTCACTCCCCGCCGCGACACCGTGCAGCGGCTGTTGCGCACGGTCGAGCAATCCAGCACGGGAGGCCATGAAGTCTCCCTCCAACTGAAGATCTTCGTGGGTTACTTGATGATGGGGTGCGTGCTCACCGGCACGCTCTTCATCACCGAGCCGCTGCTCACCTTCTGGTGGCGCATCGCCCTGGCCCTGGGCATCACGCTCGCCCTGTCCCTGACGCTGCCGCGCTACCTGCCGCGCGTGACACGCCTGCGGGTGCTCTCGCGCTCCGCCTTCGAGATCTCCCAGGGCGACCTGTCCAAGCCCCTGGTGGTCGAGCCGCCGCGCGCCTGGCGCCGCGATGAAATCGACGAGCTGGCCCTGGCCATCCGCAAGATGCAGGAGAACCTGCGCGAGCTGGTGGGGAAGATCCAGGACACCGCCAAGAGCGTGGCGGACACCGCCAAGGACTTGCAGGGCTCGGCCGAGAACGTCAACGGCACCAATGAAGAGGTGGGCTTGTCCATGGACAAGATCGCCCGGGGCGCCGAGACGCAGTCGCAGCTGGTGGGCCGCACGTCCAAGGTCATCACCGAGATGGCCAGCAGCATTCAACGCACCGCGGCGAGCGCCGAGGACGCGGCCCGCACCGCCGCCGAGACGAGCAGCGCCGCGGAGAACGGCAGCAAGGCGGCCCTGCTGGCCGGCGAGAAGGTGAAGAAGGTCTTCAACCGCATCGAGGCGGCGAGCCAGCAGGTGTTCGCCTTCGGCGAGAAGACGCAGGAAATCTCCAAGATCGTCGACGCCATCACCCAGGTGGCCCAGCAGACCAACCTGCTCGCGCTCAACGCCACCATCGAGGCGGCGCGCGCGGGCGAGTACGGCCGCGGCTTCGCGGTGGTGGCCGACGAGGTGCGCAAGCTCGCCGAGAGTGCGGGCCGCTCCGCCGAACAGATTTCCCGCCTGGCGCGCGACATCTCCGGCCAGTCCACCGCCGTGGTGAGCGCCATGAAGGTGGGCATCGAGGAGCTGGCCGAGGGCCGCGAGGACCTCACCGGCATCGTGCGCTCCATGGGCTCCATCACCGACACGGTGCGCAAGGTGGCCGAGAAGGTCCACCTCATCTCCGACAGCGCCCGCGAGCAGCAGAAGGGCAGCGAGGAGATGGTGAAGGCCACCGAGGAGATCTCCCTCGTGGCGCGCAACAACGCCACCTCCACCGAGGCCATCCAGTCCGTCATCCAGGAGCAGACGGACGCCATGGTGCGCATGACGTCGCTGGCCAGCGAGCTGACCAACCTCTCCATCGAGCTGCAGAGCGTGGTGCGCAGCTTCCGGCTCAATGCGTGA
- a CDS encoding chemotaxis protein CheW yields the protein MRHVIFRVEKERYGLPLIAVKEVVVPPERFTRVPRAPKAVTGVMNLRGRVVTVVELRQLLGLPEGPSPNGRVVLLERGRRDLGLLVTDVEGIEAVERVSAAPGKTVPAVRGVARLRGLAVTVLDPEGLDSAVVGLFTAAQK from the coding sequence GTGCGGCACGTCATCTTCCGGGTGGAGAAGGAGCGCTACGGGCTGCCGCTGATCGCGGTGAAGGAAGTGGTGGTTCCTCCGGAGCGCTTCACCCGGGTGCCGCGAGCCCCCAAGGCGGTGACGGGGGTGATGAACCTGAGGGGCCGGGTGGTGACGGTGGTGGAGCTGCGGCAGTTGTTGGGACTGCCCGAGGGGCCTTCTCCCAACGGGCGGGTGGTGTTGTTGGAGCGGGGCCGGCGTGATCTCGGGTTGTTGGTGACGGACGTGGAGGGCATCGAGGCCGTGGAGCGGGTGAGCGCGGCTCCAGGCAAGACGGTCCCGGCGGTGCGCGGTGTCGCGCGGTTGCGGGGGCTGGCGGTGACGGTGTTGGATCCAGAAGGGCTGGATTCCGCGGTGGTTGGACTCTTCACCGCGGCGCAGAAGTGA
- a CDS encoding response regulator gives MAKRVLVVDDAIFMRNMIKDIFASGGFEVVGEAANGLEAVEKYKELKPDLTTMDIVMPFKSGIEATREIIKFDGNAVVIMCSALGQESLVMEAIEAGASDFIVKPFRAEDVLAVVKKVLGEG, from the coding sequence ATGGCTAAGCGGGTGCTGGTCGTCGACGATGCCATCTTCATGCGCAACATGATCAAGGACATCTTCGCGTCCGGTGGCTTCGAGGTCGTCGGAGAGGCGGCCAACGGGCTGGAGGCCGTGGAGAAGTACAAGGAACTCAAGCCGGACCTCACGACGATGGACATCGTCATGCCCTTCAAGAGCGGCATCGAGGCCACGCGCGAAATCATCAAGTTCGATGGCAACGCGGTGGTCATCATGTGCTCGGCCCTGGGGCAGGAGAGCCTGGTGATGGAGGCCATCGAGGCGGGTGCCTCGGACTTCATCGTCAAGCCGTTCCGCGCCGAGGACGTCCTGGCGGTCGTCAAGAAGGTCCTGGGTGAGGGCTGA